A genomic region of Bernardetia sp. ABR2-2B contains the following coding sequences:
- a CDS encoding thioredoxin family protein, with translation MKKTTLFIALFFCFSAISGFTFFSKNEVKDKQETAQTIKKPKIEWLTFEEAMKKSAEDKKPVFIDVYTDWCGWCKKMDKNTFQTQEVVEYVAQNYHAVKLDAESEDATSFDGQKLTYRQLSGGVFKITGYPSIVLINSKKEVAVAPGYREKDDFIDMLKKFKEDRK, from the coding sequence ATGAAAAAAACAACTTTATTTATTGCCCTCTTTTTCTGTTTTTCTGCTATAAGTGGTTTTACTTTTTTTTCCAAAAATGAAGTAAAAGACAAACAAGAAACAGCACAAACAATAAAGAAACCTAAGATCGAATGGCTTACTTTTGAAGAAGCGATGAAAAAATCAGCAGAAGATAAAAAACCCGTTTTTATAGATGTCTATACAGATTGGTGTGGCTGGTGCAAAAAAATGGATAAAAACACATTTCAAACGCAAGAAGTGGTAGAATATGTGGCTCAAAATTATCACGCCGTAAAATTAGATGCTGAAAGTGAAGATGCAACTTCATTTGACGGACAAAAACTAACGTACAGGCAGCTCTCTGGAGGAGTATTTAAGATTACAGGTTATCCTTCTATTGTTTTGATAAATAGTAAAAAAGAGGTGGCTGTTGCTCCTGGTTATAGAGAAAAAGATGACTTTATAGATATGCTAAAGAAGTTTAAAGAAGATAGAAAATAG
- a CDS encoding TetR/AcrR family transcriptional regulator codes for MARKKQFEEQEILSKATNLFWQQGFHATSIQDLVNHLKINRASLYDTFGGKEELFNKALESYRNQSKEAVQTFLSNQPSIKEGLKNLFLLAIMGEKSVQEKGCFVINCMSELIPNNENILEMAIQNKKEFEGFFIEYLKKGVENGEINPQKNIESTASFLFMFYSGLKVVGKTNPDKEELIKTIEVGLSVL; via the coding sequence ATGGCACGAAAAAAACAGTTTGAAGAACAAGAAATATTAAGTAAAGCAACAAATTTATTTTGGCAACAAGGCTTTCACGCTACTTCTATTCAAGATTTGGTCAATCATTTGAAGATAAATAGAGCTAGTCTTTATGATACTTTTGGAGGAAAGGAAGAACTATTCAATAAGGCATTAGAGAGTTATAGAAACCAGAGTAAAGAAGCTGTACAAACATTTCTAAGTAATCAACCTTCTATAAAAGAAGGTTTGAAAAATCTGTTTTTACTTGCTATCATGGGAGAAAAAAGTGTGCAAGAGAAAGGCTGTTTTGTTATCAATTGTATGAGCGAACTCATTCCCAATAATGAGAATATATTAGAAATGGCTATACAGAATAAGAAGGAGTTTGAAGGTTTTTTTATAGAATATCTTAAAAAAGGAGTTGAGAATGGAGAAATAAATCCTCAAAAAAACATAGAATCTACGGCTTCTTTTTTATTTATGTTTTATAGTGGATTAAAAGTAGTTGGAAAGACAAATCCAGACAAAGAAGAGTTAATAAAAACTATCGAAGTTGGACTCTCTGTGCTATAA
- a CDS encoding glucose 1-dehydrogenase, whose translation MSNSLTGKIAVITGGNSGIGYATAEEFLKQGAKVIITGRNTEKVEKAAKELGAEGIVADQANLSHLDSLVEKVKKAHGKIDILFVNAGVFFPTPLGQISEELYETQMNINLKGAIFTLQKFLPILNEGASVINLSSINAYTGSAGTAIYAATKAALNSFTRTAAAELASKNIRVNAVNPGLTETPIFEKVGMSDEQVEGFKASMVSNIPLKRIGTSEGVAKLVTFLASDDASYITGSEYTIDGGMTLIGA comes from the coding sequence ATGAGCAATTCATTAACAGGAAAAATCGCAGTCATTACAGGTGGAAATAGTGGGATTGGCTATGCCACAGCAGAAGAGTTTTTAAAACAAGGTGCAAAAGTAATTATTACAGGTAGGAATACTGAAAAAGTAGAAAAAGCTGCCAAAGAATTAGGTGCAGAAGGTATTGTAGCTGACCAAGCAAACCTTTCTCATCTTGATTCTTTAGTAGAGAAAGTAAAAAAAGCTCACGGTAAAATAGATATTTTGTTTGTCAATGCAGGTGTATTTTTTCCAACTCCTTTGGGACAGATTTCAGAAGAATTATATGAAACGCAAATGAATATTAATCTAAAAGGTGCAATTTTTACACTTCAAAAGTTTTTACCAATTCTTAATGAAGGTGCATCTGTTATTAATCTCTCTTCAATAAATGCTTATACAGGTTCGGCAGGAACGGCAATTTATGCTGCTACAAAAGCAGCTCTAAATTCTTTTACAAGAACAGCAGCAGCAGAACTAGCTTCTAAAAATATTCGTGTTAATGCTGTAAACCCAGGGCTTACAGAAACTCCAATTTTTGAAAAAGTAGGAATGAGTGATGAGCAAGTTGAAGGTTTTAAGGCTTCTATGGTATCCAATATTCCTCTTAAAAGAATTGGTACTTCAGAAGGAGTTGCTAAATTAGTTACCTTTTTAGCTTCTGATGATGCTTCTTATATTACAGGTTCAGAATATACTATTGATGGTGGAATGACACTTATTGGTGCATAA
- a CDS encoding metallophosphoesterase encodes MILLLKRLFSLLFFFFLCNFIFSCKSVSQLSPLSNFSIDYSKKEIDKTVFLLGDAGNSDSLTPIFLSLKKELAKNPSATLIFLGDNIYPYGLIPKEEIKGNKKLIAERKEAEKHIDSQLKIVENHQKENVIFVAGNHDWGEDKRADFVSEEQGYITDKGYKYLPKNSCSTPTVLDLSDSIILICLDTQYLIQKNKSSDCELETNQEIYTRLDSLIMANKNKKIIVAAHHLLESESSHGGKFPLRPHLFPLVDFNKKLYIPLPILGTAYVLMRKAGFSEQDISNPRYQDLKKNLSSIFEKHPSLVYVCGHEHTLQYHKFNEKSPKKVWRQINSGAGSKKTFINKNYRKDKKVFFAYSNYGFARLDYLKNGKVIVYYYNQNGEVLYSDRW; translated from the coding sequence ATGATACTTCTTCTAAAGCGTCTTTTTTCCCTTCTATTTTTCTTCTTTCTATGTAATTTTATTTTTTCCTGTAAAAGTGTTTCTCAGTTATCGCCTCTTTCTAATTTTTCTATTGATTACAGCAAAAAAGAAATTGATAAAACTGTTTTTTTGCTAGGAGATGCAGGAAATAGTGATTCGCTTACGCCTATTTTTTTATCTCTGAAAAAAGAATTGGCTAAAAATCCTTCTGCTACTTTGATTTTTTTGGGAGATAATATTTATCCGTATGGTTTGATTCCGAAGGAAGAAATAAAAGGAAATAAAAAACTGATTGCAGAAAGGAAAGAAGCCGAAAAGCATATTGATTCACAACTTAAAATTGTAGAAAATCATCAAAAAGAAAATGTGATTTTTGTAGCAGGAAATCACGATTGGGGAGAAGATAAAAGAGCTGATTTTGTAAGTGAAGAGCAAGGTTATATTACAGACAAAGGTTATAAGTATCTTCCTAAAAATAGTTGTAGCACACCAACCGTTCTTGATTTATCAGATAGTATAATTTTGATTTGCCTAGATACACAATATTTAATCCAAAAAAATAAATCTTCTGATTGTGAATTAGAAACAAATCAAGAAATTTATACTCGTTTGGATAGTCTAATTATGGCAAATAAAAATAAAAAAATAATTGTTGCAGCGCATCATCTACTAGAGAGCGAAAGTTCGCATGGAGGTAAATTTCCCTTACGACCTCACCTTTTTCCATTAGTAGATTTTAATAAAAAATTATATATTCCTTTACCTATTTTGGGGACAGCTTATGTTTTGATGCGAAAAGCAGGTTTTTCAGAACAAGATATTTCGAATCCTAGATATCAAGATTTGAAGAAAAACCTTTCTTCAATTTTTGAGAAACATCCAAGTTTGGTTTACGTTTGTGGACACGAACATACGCTTCAATATCATAAATTCAATGAAAAAAGTCCAAAAAAAGTTTGGCGACAAATAAATAGTGGAGCAGGTTCGAAGAAAACATTTATCAATAAAAATTATAGAAAAGATAAAAAAGTTTTTTTTGCGTATTCTAATTATGGTTTTGCTCGTTTGGATTATCTAAAAAATGGAAAAGTAATTGTTTATTATTACAATCAGAATGGAGAAGTTTTGTATTCTGATAGATGGTAA
- a CDS encoding AMP-binding protein — protein sequence MEEIWKQHYPKGVRKDINPDQYSSLIELIEESIEKYGDKTAYVHMGVEMTFKQIGNYSANFAAFLQNETNLKKGDRIAIQMPNVMQYPIALFGAIRAGLVVVNTNPLYTVREMEHQFTDADVKAVVVLANFADSIEKVLPHTNIETVIVTEVGDMMGMFKRSLTNFVVKRVKKMVPSYSLPRAIPFRYVLAKGRKYPFTPVKVESSDNAFIQYTGGTTGVAKGAELTHRNVIANAEQIKEWMKPLAREGQEVVLTPLPMYHIFSLTVNTFIFFAYGCSNVLITNPRDLPALIKEMASNKITIMTGVNTLFNGLANHPDINTVDFTRLKIAVAGATAVQSAVAKKWKEVTGNSLVEGFGLTECSPVVSCNPVVGDVQIGTIGMPLPSTEIKLIDDDGNDVEGFNNPGELCVKGPQVMKGYWQRADETSNCLGADGWLKTGDVAILQEDGFLKIVDRKKDMILVSGFNVYPNDVEDTIAMYPKVMEVAAIGIDDAKSGEAVKVFIVKKDESLTVDEIKKYCKENMTGYKVPKHYEFREELPKSNVGKILRRVLKDAEKEKMANV from the coding sequence ATGGAAGAAATTTGGAAACAGCATTATCCAAAAGGAGTACGAAAGGACATTAACCCAGACCAATATAGTTCATTGATAGAGTTGATTGAAGAGAGTATAGAAAAATATGGAGATAAAACTGCCTATGTTCATATGGGTGTTGAGATGACTTTCAAACAAATTGGTAATTATTCAGCTAATTTTGCAGCTTTTTTACAAAATGAAACGAACCTAAAAAAAGGAGATAGAATTGCGATACAGATGCCAAACGTAATGCAATATCCCATTGCTCTTTTTGGTGCTATTCGTGCTGGTTTGGTCGTCGTAAATACGAATCCACTTTATACAGTTCGTGAAATGGAACACCAATTTACAGACGCTGATGTAAAAGCTGTGGTAGTATTAGCAAACTTTGCTGATAGCATAGAAAAAGTATTGCCTCACACAAATATTGAAACTGTTATTGTTACAGAAGTGGGAGATATGATGGGAATGTTTAAGCGTTCCCTTACCAATTTCGTTGTGAAACGTGTCAAAAAAATGGTTCCTTCTTACAGTCTTCCTCGTGCAATTCCTTTCCGTTATGTACTTGCAAAAGGCAGAAAATATCCATTTACACCTGTAAAAGTAGAAAGTTCAGACAACGCATTTATTCAATATACAGGAGGAACAACAGGGGTAGCAAAAGGTGCAGAACTGACACACAGAAACGTAATTGCAAATGCCGAGCAGATAAAAGAATGGATGAAACCACTTGCTAGAGAAGGGCAAGAAGTAGTTTTGACTCCTTTGCCGATGTATCATATTTTCTCTTTAACTGTAAATACGTTTATTTTCTTTGCCTATGGTTGTAGTAATGTTCTGATTACCAATCCTAGAGATTTACCAGCTCTCATTAAAGAAATGGCAAGTAATAAAATTACGATAATGACAGGCGTAAATACGCTTTTCAATGGACTTGCAAACCATCCAGACATAAATACAGTAGATTTTACACGCCTAAAAATTGCTGTTGCTGGTGCGACTGCCGTACAAAGTGCTGTTGCCAAAAAATGGAAAGAAGTTACAGGAAATTCATTAGTTGAAGGCTTCGGACTTACAGAATGTTCGCCTGTGGTAAGTTGTAATCCTGTTGTTGGAGATGTACAAATCGGAACAATCGGAATGCCACTTCCAAGTACGGAAATCAAACTTATTGATGATGATGGAAATGATGTAGAAGGATTTAATAATCCAGGTGAGCTTTGCGTGAAAGGACCTCAAGTAATGAAAGGATATTGGCAAAGAGCTGATGAAACTTCTAATTGTTTGGGAGCAGATGGATGGCTCAAAACAGGCGATGTAGCTATTTTACAAGAAGATGGTTTCCTTAAAATTGTTGATAGAAAGAAAGACATGATTTTGGTTTCTGGCTTTAATGTCTATCCAAATGATGTAGAAGATACAATTGCAATGTATCCAAAGGTAATGGAAGTAGCAGCCATCGGAATTGATGATGCAAAATCAGGAGAGGCTGTAAAAGTATTTATTGTCAAAAAAGATGAATCATTGACAGTAGATGAAATAAAGAAATACTGTAAAGAAAACATGACAGGTTATAAAGTTCCAAAACATTATGAGTTTAGAGAAGAACTTCCAAAGTCAAATGTAGGAAAAATATTGCGCCGTGTATTGAAAGATGCAGAAAAAGAAAAAATGGCAAATGTTTAG
- a CDS encoding DUF4184 family protein gives MPFTFSHPAIILPFGILGKCYFSLTALIIGSMTPDFEYFLRLKVRSDFSHTLFGIFWFDLPLGVMLCFVFHLLVKKTLFKNLPFFLQTRFNDFLDFDFTDYFKKHFLVIIFSLLLGAFSHLFWDGFTHHDGFFVELFPILQTKTIFYSIPVFKFLQHLSTLSGGVCIAFWVYKLPQNTKTVHSISLNYWLSLFSCFVFLFSIRFFFMYYFQENFHIGNFIVSGISLMLLSLILVGSFYSVYKKSDTK, from the coding sequence ATGCCCTTTACATTTTCTCATCCTGCAATCATTTTGCCTTTCGGAATTTTAGGGAAGTGTTATTTTTCTCTGACAGCTCTCATTATTGGAAGTATGACACCTGATTTTGAATATTTTTTGCGTTTGAAGGTGCGTAGTGATTTTTCTCATACTCTTTTTGGTATTTTTTGGTTTGATTTACCTTTAGGAGTTATGCTTTGTTTTGTGTTTCATTTGCTCGTAAAAAAAACACTTTTCAAAAATCTGCCTTTTTTTCTGCAAACTCGTTTTAATGATTTCTTAGATTTTGATTTTACTGATTATTTTAAAAAGCATTTTCTAGTTATTATTTTCTCTTTGCTTTTAGGAGCTTTTTCTCATCTTTTTTGGGACGGTTTTACGCATCATGACGGATTTTTTGTAGAGCTTTTTCCTATTTTACAGACCAAAACTATTTTCTATTCTATTCCTGTTTTTAAGTTTTTACAGCATTTGAGTACGCTTTCAGGTGGGGTTTGTATTGCTTTTTGGGTTTATAAATTACCTCAAAATACTAAAACTGTTCATTCTATTTCTCTCAATTATTGGCTTTCTTTGTTCAGTTGTTTTGTGTTTTTATTTTCTATTCGTTTTTTCTTTATGTATTACTTTCAAGAGAATTTTCATATAGGTAATTTTATTGTGAGTGGAATTTCTCTAATGTTGCTTTCTTTGATTCTAGTAGGCAGTTTTTATTCTGTGTATAAAAAAAGCGACACAAAATAA